The Chlorocebus sabaeus isolate Y175 chromosome 16, mChlSab1.0.hap1, whole genome shotgun sequence genome window below encodes:
- the ODF4 gene encoding outer dense fiber protein 4 isoform X2 — protein sequence MDAEDSGNEFPRSEGERDQHQRPEKETKSGEAGWGRGELRQDGSLSQRRNSLLPFQWRVAHSFHWMAQVLASELSLVAFILLLVMAFSKKWLYLSRSRFYQRWPVDVSNRIHTSAHIMSMGLLHFCKSRSCSDLENGKVTFIFFTLMLFPINIWVFEVERNVSIPIGWSYFIGWLVFILYVSCAILCYFNHKSFWSLILSHPSGAVSCSSSFGSAEESPRAQMITDTPTTQEGVLDPERKDTHL from the exons ATGGATGCAGAGGACTCTGGGAATGAGTTCCCTAGgtcagaaggagaaagagaccaACATCAGAGACCTGAAAAGGAAACGAAGAGTGGGGAGGCAGGATGGGGCAGAGGTGAGCTGAGACAAGATGGGTCCTTGAGCCAGCGCCGGAActctctgcttccctttcaaTGGAGAGTCGCACACAGTTTCCACTGGATGGCCCAGGTGTTGGCTTCTGAGCTCAGCCTGGTTGCCTTTATCCTACTGTTGGTCATGGCCTTCTCCAAGAAATGGCTGTACCTCTCTAGGAGCCGCTTCTACCAGCGCTGGCCCGTAGATGTCAGCAACAGAATCCACACGTCAGCCCACATTATGTCCATGGGGCTCCTGCACTTCtgcaaatccaggagctgttctGACTTAGAGAATGGGAAAG TGACCTTCATCTTCTTCACCCTCATGCTGTTCCCCATTAACATCTGGGTCTTCGAGGTGGAGAGGAATGTATCCATCCCCATTGGATGGAGCTATTTCATTGGCTGGCTGGTGTTCATCCTATATGTCAGCTGCG CGATCCTTTGCTACTTCAACCATAAAAGTTTCTGGAGTCTGATTCTGAGCCACCCCAGTGGCGCCGTTTCCTGCAGCAGCAGTTTCGGCTCAGCAGAAGAATCTCCAAGGGCACAGATGATCACAGACACCCCCACCACCCAGGAGGGAGTCCTGGATCCTGAGCGGAAGGATACACACCTGTAA
- the ODF4 gene encoding outer dense fiber protein 4 isoform X1 yields MDAEDSGNEFPRSEGERDQHQRPEKETKSGEAGWGRVTFIFFTLMLFPINIWVFEVERNVSIPIGWSYFIGWLVFILYVSCAILCYFNHKSFWSLILSHPSGAVSCSSSFGSAEESPRAQMITDTPTTQEGVLDPERKDTHL; encoded by the exons ATGGATGCAGAGGACTCTGGGAATGAGTTCCCTAGgtcagaaggagaaagagaccaACATCAGAGACCTGAAAAGGAAACGAAGAGTGGGGAGGCAGGATGGGGCAGAG TGACCTTCATCTTCTTCACCCTCATGCTGTTCCCCATTAACATCTGGGTCTTCGAGGTGGAGAGGAATGTATCCATCCCCATTGGATGGAGCTATTTCATTGGCTGGCTGGTGTTCATCCTATATGTCAGCTGCG CGATCCTTTGCTACTTCAACCATAAAAGTTTCTGGAGTCTGATTCTGAGCCACCCCAGTGGCGCCGTTTCCTGCAGCAGCAGTTTCGGCTCAGCAGAAGAATCTCCAAGGGCACAGATGATCACAGACACCCCCACCACCCAGGAGGGAGTCCTGGATCCTGAGCGGAAGGATACACACCTGTAA